The proteins below come from a single Alligator mississippiensis isolate rAllMis1 chromosome 2, rAllMis1, whole genome shotgun sequence genomic window:
- the LOC109285438 gene encoding fibrinogen-like protein 1-like protein: MKLKSSLGFILLFLFKCDVLTSAEEAVVLANAHLLPQRGYEKLDNNNEKEYPRDCYEIFQHSERNSKDGLYVIQPMKDPIVVYCNMQDGGWTVIQHITANSTVDFDRTWQDYKYGFGSVHDNYWLGNEYMHQLTSSSRPYTLRVKLVDLNAEIKWGEYDPFYIENEESQYRIRVGLYKGNAMDALTQDTEAYLHDNQKFTTKDRDNDNYFQNCAKLEYNGIPGGGWWYDACAGANLNRRNVIYWQKDCNKDHMCKFAWMMVKPSDYGQCTTKACPCHKDEL, from the exons ATGAAGCTGAAAAGTTCACTGGGATTTATTCTTCTATTCCTCTTTAAATGTGATGTGTTGACAAGTGCTGAAGAGGCTGTGGTGCTTGCTAATGCCCATCTTCTCCCTCAAAGAGGCTACGAGAAACTGGATAACAACAATGAGAAAG aATACCCAAGGGATTGTTACGAGATTTTTCAACACTCTGAAAGAAACTCCAAAGATGGTCTTTATGTTATTCAGCCAATGAAAGATCCTATTGTTGTCTACTGTAATATGCAAGATGGTGGCTGGACAGTAATCCAGCACATTACAGCCAATAGTACTGTGGATTTTGATAGGACTTGGCAGGATTACAAATATGGTTTTGGCTCAGTTCATGACAATTACTGGTTAGGGAATGAATACATGCATCAGTTAACCAGCAGTTCAAGGCCATATACACTTAGAGTCAAACTCGTAGACTTAAATGCTGAAATCAAATGGGGAGAGTATGACCCATTCTACATTGAAAATGAAGAGTCTCAATACAGGATAAGGGTTGGTCTATACAAAGGAAATGCTATGGATGCTCTGACGCAGGACACAGAAGCTTATCTCCATGACAACCAGAAATTCACAACCAAAGACAGAGATAATGATAACTATTTTCAGAATTGTGCTAAACTAGAGTACAATGGCATTCCAGGTGGAGGCTGGTGGTACGATGCTTGTGCTGGAGCAAATCTAAATCGCAGGAATGTTATATACTGGCAAAAGGACTGCAACAAAGACCATATGTGCAAGTTTGCATGGATGATGGTCAAGCCCAGTGACTATGGCCAGTGTACCACAAAGGCTTGTCCTTGTCATAAAGATGAATTGTAA